The Pseudomonas azotoformans genome has a segment encoding these proteins:
- the yedA gene encoding drug/metabolite exporter YedA: MPGPRRFPLPLIAAFFALYVIWGSTYLVIRIGVEYWPPLLLAGIRFCTAGALMYGFLRWRGVPAPTWPQWKAAGMIGLLLLTVGNGGVSVAEHMGVSSGVAALAVATVPLFTLLCGYFWGARNTRLEWAGVILGIIGIAMLNMGSTLQSSPMGAVLLLVAAASWAFGSVWSRQLPLPQGAMASAAEMLVAGVALLIISALSGERLQAVPPLEGWLALAYLTVFGSIIAFNAYMYLLKHVRPAAATSYAYVNPAVAVLLGIVFVGETIGLEEALAMLVIISAVLLISLPQWRKPKAEIR, encoded by the coding sequence ATGCCTGGCCCACGTCGCTTTCCCTTACCGTTGATCGCCGCCTTTTTTGCGCTGTATGTGATCTGGGGTTCCACCTATCTGGTGATTCGCATCGGCGTGGAGTACTGGCCGCCGTTGCTGCTGGCGGGGATTCGGTTTTGCACAGCGGGGGCGTTGATGTATGGCTTCCTGCGCTGGCGCGGGGTGCCGGCACCGACGTGGCCGCAGTGGAAGGCGGCCGGGATGATCGGTCTTTTGCTGCTCACCGTGGGCAACGGCGGCGTCAGCGTGGCGGAACACATGGGCGTGTCGTCCGGCGTGGCGGCGTTGGCCGTGGCGACGGTGCCGTTGTTCACCTTGTTGTGTGGGTATTTCTGGGGCGCGCGCAACACTCGCTTGGAGTGGGCGGGGGTGATCCTGGGGATCATCGGCATCGCCATGCTCAATATGGGCAGCACGTTGCAGTCGAGCCCGATGGGCGCTGTGCTGCTGTTGGTGGCGGCGGCCTCCTGGGCGTTCGGTTCGGTGTGGAGCCGACAATTGCCACTGCCCCAAGGCGCCATGGCGAGTGCTGCGGAAATGCTGGTGGCGGGCGTCGCGCTATTGATCATCAGCGCGTTGTCCGGTGAGCGCCTGCAAGCCGTGCCACCGCTGGAAGGCTGGCTGGCCCTGGCCTACCTGACGGTGTTCGGTTCGATCATCGCCTTCAACGCCTATATGTACCTGCTCAAGCATGTGCGCCCGGCGGCGGCGACCAGCTATGCCTATGTGAACCCGGCGGTGGCGGTGTTGCTGGGGATTGTGTTCGTGGGGGAGACCATTGGTCTGGAAGAAGCCCTGGCCATGCTGGTGATTATCAGCGCCGTCCTGCTGATCAGCCTGCCCCAGTGGCGCAAGCCGAAGGCGGAAATAAGGTAA
- a CDS encoding Lrp/AsnC family transcriptional regulator: protein MDKYDRMLLSALLEDGRASYAQLARTVNLSAPAVAERVAKLEASGVITGYQAKVDLSKVGLPIQCVIELRLTNHGSQKVYDALAEIPELTECHRVTGDPCVIMQAAVGSMPELESLINRVAKFGFSKTSIILSSAIERRVPLGQLEGKNGG from the coding sequence ATGGACAAATACGACCGCATGCTCCTCAGCGCCCTGCTCGAAGACGGCCGCGCGTCCTACGCGCAACTGGCCCGCACAGTAAACCTCTCCGCCCCCGCCGTGGCAGAGCGCGTGGCCAAGCTGGAGGCCAGCGGCGTGATCACCGGGTATCAGGCCAAGGTGGACTTGTCCAAAGTGGGCTTGCCGATTCAGTGCGTGATTGAGCTGCGGTTGACCAATCACGGCAGCCAGAAGGTGTATGACGCGTTGGCGGAAATCCCTGAATTGACGGAGTGCCATCGGGTGACCGGCGATCCGTGCGTGATCATGCAGGCGGCGGTGGGGTCGATGCCGGAGTTGGAGAGCTTGATCAACCGCGTGGCGAAGTTCGGGTTCAGCAAGACTTCGATTATTTTGTCGAGCGCGATAGAGCGGCGGGTGCCGTTGGGGCAGTTGGAGGGCAAGAATGGTGGTTAA
- a CDS encoding cyclase family protein, protein MVVKHNRVVSLSHSISPRIPLWPGDPPVEFEDVASLAKDGYFLRRFSMGEHSATHMNAPNSFYADGMGIDGYKPEDLVRPAVVIDVRARCNPDYEISVRDIEDWERQHGLIEPGCMVLMYTGWQRRWNDPAAFFGQDAQGLHFPGIGEAAIRFLLEQRQIAGVGIDTHGVDRGQSSTFATNHAVLVGNGIVLECLTQLDQLPAKGTTLVIGVLALEGGSGSPASVMAIIKQKEN, encoded by the coding sequence ATGGTGGTTAAGCACAACAGGGTTGTCAGCCTCAGTCATTCCATCAGCCCGCGAATTCCACTGTGGCCGGGCGATCCCCCGGTGGAATTTGAAGACGTCGCCTCGCTGGCAAAGGACGGCTACTTCCTGCGTCGCTTCAGCATGGGTGAACACAGCGCCACCCATATGAATGCGCCGAACAGCTTTTATGCCGATGGGATGGGCATTGATGGTTATAAACCGGAAGACCTGGTGCGGCCTGCGGTGGTGATTGATGTGCGGGCCCGCTGCAATCCGGACTACGAAATCAGTGTGCGGGACATTGAAGACTGGGAGCGCCAGCACGGGCTTATCGAGCCGGGCTGCATGGTGCTGATGTACACCGGCTGGCAGCGTCGCTGGAACGATCCGGCGGCGTTCTTCGGGCAGGATGCGCAAGGTTTGCACTTCCCTGGAATTGGCGAGGCGGCGATTCGGTTTTTGCTTGAACAGCGTCAGATTGCGGGGGTGGGCATTGATACTCACGGGGTTGATCGGGGACAGAGCAGCACGTTCGCGACAAACCATGCGGTGTTGGTGGGGAATGGAATTGTGCTGGAGTGCCTGACCCAACTGGATCAGTTGCCAGCCAAAGGCACGACGCTGGTCATCGGTGTATTGGCGCTTGAGGGCGGATCGGGATCGCCAGCGTCAGTGATGGCGATTATCAAGCAGAAAGAGAACTAG
- a CDS encoding acyl carrier protein yields the protein MDGNLNRAEISEKVIQLFVDIIGFIDRSQVTEQTDFIRDFKIIDDDLTCFVMQIKWQFNLQATQADWDHITTIKQIVDLIARQ from the coding sequence ATGGACGGTAATCTGAACAGGGCCGAGATCAGCGAAAAGGTGATTCAACTGTTCGTCGACATCATTGGCTTCATCGACCGAAGCCAGGTGACGGAACAAACGGATTTCATCCGCGACTTCAAGATCATTGATGACGACCTGACCTGCTTCGTCATGCAGATCAAATGGCAGTTCAATCTGCAAGCCACTCAGGCTGACTGGGATCACATCACCACGATCAAGCAGATTGTCGACTTAATTGCCCGGCAGTGA
- a CDS encoding IS3 family transposase (programmed frameshift), producing MTKQRRSFSAEFKREAADLVLKQNYSYIEASRSLGVGESALRRWVDQVQQESKGVTPQSKALTPEQQKIQELEARIARLEREKSIFKKGYRALDVGRSRAYALINQLSVHEPVDWLCKVFEVTRSCYYAQRLRRRTPDVERLRLRSRVSELFTQSRSAAGSRSILSLMRDDGEQLGRFKVRSLMRELDLVSKQPGSHAYKRATVERLDIPNTLNREFNVPAPNQVWCGDITYIWAQGKWHYLAVVLDLCARRVVGWALSEKPDADLVIKALDMAYEQRGRPQGLLFHSDQGSQYASRLFRQRLWRYRMRQSMSRRGNCWDNAPMERVFRSLKTEWVPTTGYRTAQEAQRDISQFLMDRYNWIRPHQFNGGLAPARAEEKLNVVSGIS from the exons ATGACCAAACAACGCCGTTCCTTTTCTGCTGAATTCAAACGCGAGGCTGCCGACCTCGTGCTCAAGCAAAACTACAGCTACATCGAAGCCAGCCGTTCACTCGGCGTCGGCGAGTCGGCACTACGCCGTTGGGTCGACCAGGTTCAACAAGAGAGCAAAGGCGTTACCCCGCAGAGCAAAGCGCTGACCCCGGAACAGCAGAAAATCCAGGAGTTAGAAGCCCGGATCGCCCGCCTGGAACGGGAAAAATCGATAT TTAAAAAAGGCTACCGCGCTCTTGATGTCGGAAGATCACGAGCGTACGCGCTGATCAATCAGTTGAGCGTCCATGAGCCGGTTGACTGGCTGTGCAAGGTGTTTGAAGTCACCCGTTCGTGCTACTACGCCCAGCGCCTTAGGCGCCGCACGCCTGATGTCGAACGGCTTCGGTTGCGCAGTCGGGTGAGCGAGTTATTCACGCAAAGTCGTAGTGCTGCGGGCAGCCGCAGCATCCTGTCGCTGATGCGTGACGACGGTGAGCAGCTCGGTCGATTCAAAGTGCGCAGCTTGATGCGCGAGCTTGATCTAGTCAGCAAACAACCCGGATCACATGCCTACAAAAGAGCGACGGTAGAACGACTCGATATCCCGAATACCTTGAACCGCGAGTTCAATGTTCCGGCACCCAACCAGGTGTGGTGCGGCGACATCACCTACATTTGGGCCCAGGGGAAATGGCACTATCTGGCGGTCGTGCTGGATCTTTGCGCGCGCCGGGTAGTGGGCTGGGCGTTGTCGGAAAAGCCGGACGCCGATCTGGTTATCAAGGCGCTGGATATGGCTTACGAACAACGAGGAAGGCCTCAGGGCCTGCTGTTTCACTCGGATCAAGGGTCGCAATATGCGAGTCGTTTATTTCGCCAGCGGCTGTGGCGCTATCGAATGCGCCAGAGCATGAGTCGCCGGGGAAATTGCTGGGACAATGCGCCAATGGAGCGCGTGTTCCGCAGTTTGAAAACGGAATGGGTACCGACCACGGGTTACAGAACGGCTCAAGAAGCCCAGCGCGATATCAGCCAATTCTTGATGGATCGGTACAACTGGATTCGACCCCATCAATTCAACGGTGGGCTGGCGCCAGCTCGGGCCGAAGAAAAACTTAACGTCGTGTCCGGGATTAGTTGA
- a CDS encoding DUF6124 family protein, which translates to MIKVTPDPPRFLSEDALLNRRAIDYYLKASAPDAPHFILNDNLSFEDALAHAADLLHCAVETVQDSAEVLSAQQRAVMHLVGMAKGVVDRALECVQPR; encoded by the coding sequence ATGATCAAAGTAACCCCCGATCCACCCCGTTTCCTCAGCGAAGACGCCCTGCTCAACCGCCGCGCCATCGACTACTACCTCAAAGCGTCCGCCCCGGATGCGCCCCATTTCATTTTGAACGACAACCTGAGCTTCGAAGACGCGCTCGCCCATGCGGCTGACTTGCTGCATTGTGCGGTGGAGACGGTGCAGGATTCGGCTGAGGTGCTGAGCGCGCAGCAGCGGGCGGTGATGCATCTGGTGGGGATGGCGAAGGGGGTGGTGGATCGGGCGTTGGAGTGTGTGCAGCCGCGATAG
- a CDS encoding 3'-5' exonuclease, whose amino-acid sequence MERIAVIDFETTGITPSSHCRATEIAVVILERGQIVDRYQSLMKTGVHVPAFIEQLTGISNAMLRSAPPAERVMNEVNEFVGVTPLLAHNAAFDQKFWDYELGLIRRTRLQKFACSLLLARRLMPSAPNHKLGTLNAYAQLPHTGKAHRAMADAEMAANLTAHLAQELRGTHGLRELSHDLLCTLQKVPAAKINEHLKKHRGF is encoded by the coding sequence TTGGAACGTATAGCGGTCATCGACTTTGAAACCACCGGCATCACCCCGAGCAGCCACTGCCGGGCCACGGAAATCGCGGTGGTCATCCTTGAGCGTGGCCAGATCGTGGACCGCTACCAGAGCCTGATGAAAACCGGCGTGCATGTGCCCGCGTTCATCGAACAACTCACCGGCATCAGCAACGCAATGCTACGCAGCGCGCCGCCGGCGGAGCGGGTGATGAATGAGGTCAATGAGTTCGTCGGCGTCACACCGTTGCTGGCGCACAACGCCGCGTTCGACCAGAAGTTCTGGGATTACGAGCTGGGGTTGATTCGCCGCACCCGTTTGCAGAAGTTCGCCTGTTCGCTGCTGCTGGCCCGCCGCCTGATGCCATCGGCGCCCAACCACAAGCTCGGCACGTTGAACGCCTACGCCCAACTGCCCCACACCGGCAAGGCTCACCGGGCGATGGCGGATGCGGAGATGGCGGCCAACCTCACGGCCCATTTGGCCCAAGAGCTGCGTGGTACGCATGGCTTGCGTGAACTGTCCCACGACCTGCTGTGCACCTTGCAGAAAGTGCCGGCGGCGAAGATCAATGAGCATCTGAAGAAGCATCGCGGGTTCTAG
- a CDS encoding LabA-like NYN domain-containing protein translates to MKKIAVFADVQNLYYTVRQAYGCHFNYAALWADISSRGQIVEAYAYAIDRGDSKQQQFQQILRNLGFTVKLKPYIQRSDGSAKGDWDVGITIDIMDAADHVDEIVLASGDGDFDMLLDRVIHKHGVEAVAYGVPGLTANSLIRAASRYVPIEGALLLK, encoded by the coding sequence GTGAAGAAAATTGCAGTGTTCGCCGATGTGCAAAACCTCTATTACACCGTCCGCCAGGCCTATGGTTGCCACTTCAACTACGCCGCGCTGTGGGCTGACATCAGCTCGCGCGGGCAGATCGTCGAGGCGTACGCGTATGCCATCGACCGTGGCGACAGCAAGCAGCAGCAATTCCAGCAGATCCTGCGCAACCTGGGCTTTACGGTAAAACTCAAGCCCTACATCCAGCGCAGCGACGGCTCGGCCAAGGGCGACTGGGACGTGGGCATCACCATCGACATCATGGACGCCGCCGACCACGTCGACGAAATCGTGCTGGCTTCCGGCGACGGTGATTTCGACATGCTGCTCGACCGGGTTATCCACAAGCATGGCGTCGAAGCTGTGGCTTATGGCGTTCCAGGGCTGACGGCCAATTCATTGATACGCGCCGCCAGTCGTTATGTGCCGATCGAAGGCGCGTTGTTGCTCAAATAA
- a CDS encoding DUF2076 domain-containing protein codes for MNSEEQILIDGLFSRLQQAETDSAPRDAQAEARIKEHMTRQPAAGYYMTQSILVQEHALKSLDAQNKQQAQQIQQLQEELQRAKSAQPAPASSGGFLSSIFGGGGSRDQQPAQSAPPSSGGGWREPARPGFSQPAPQQSYQQPAPAAPVGSGFLGGAMKTAAGVAGGVLLAEGISSLFNHNSQQPQVVEEIIREEPAPASDNGNWGNDDQKYAGNDSWGSNNSDSFADSDYSDDSSSFGDDDSFV; via the coding sequence ATGAACAGCGAAGAGCAAATCCTGATCGATGGACTGTTTTCACGGTTGCAACAAGCCGAAACGGACTCAGCCCCCCGCGACGCCCAGGCCGAAGCGCGGATCAAGGAGCACATGACGCGCCAACCGGCGGCCGGGTATTACATGACCCAGTCGATTTTGGTGCAGGAACATGCGCTCAAGAGCCTCGACGCGCAGAACAAGCAGCAGGCGCAGCAGATCCAGCAATTGCAGGAAGAGCTGCAGCGGGCTAAATCCGCGCAGCCTGCTCCGGCGAGCAGCGGTGGTTTCCTGTCGAGCATCTTTGGCGGTGGCGGTTCCCGTGATCAGCAGCCGGCTCAAAGTGCACCGCCGTCTTCCGGTGGCGGCTGGCGCGAACCGGCGCGGCCTGGGTTCAGCCAGCCTGCACCGCAGCAGAGTTATCAACAACCTGCTCCGGCCGCTCCGGTGGGCAGCGGCTTTCTCGGCGGCGCGATGAAAACTGCTGCCGGCGTGGCCGGTGGTGTGCTGCTGGCCGAAGGCATCAGCAGCCTGTTCAACCACAACTCGCAACAGCCGCAAGTCGTGGAAGAAATCATCCGCGAAGAGCCAGCGCCTGCCAGTGACAACGGCAACTGGGGCAACGACGACCAGAAGTACGCTGGCAATGACAGCTGGGGCAGCAACAACTCGGACAGCTTTGCCGACAGCGATTATTCCGACGACTCTTCTTCCTTCGGCGACGACGATTCCTTCGTCTGA
- a CDS encoding YciC family protein has product MNPLDVLRDSFRFTQRNLGAIVQLCLPLVIFEALLQQVLNHVVGPDAFPGYSVVVGLLVYPLYTGALILFLDARTRGESPSTKDVWAMALTLWPRFALLTAMSTLLILLGLSLYFLPGLWLMVVLAFAEYLLVLRGMPALEAMKESFRLSRGHFWLILVCLLCVMTPLWLLKGASVAAYPTPAPLLGLFLDSAHSFLQLFTSVVLFRLFMLIGGDADAR; this is encoded by the coding sequence ATGAATCCGTTAGACGTGCTGCGCGACTCCTTCCGTTTCACCCAACGCAACCTGGGCGCCATCGTCCAGCTGTGTCTGCCGTTGGTGATTTTCGAAGCCCTGTTGCAACAGGTGCTCAACCACGTCGTCGGCCCGGATGCGTTCCCCGGCTATAGCGTGGTGGTGGGGTTGCTGGTGTACCCGCTGTATACCGGCGCGCTGATCCTGTTTCTGGATGCTCGCACCCGTGGCGAATCGCCGAGCACTAAAGATGTATGGGCCATGGCCCTCACGCTATGGCCGCGCTTCGCCCTGCTGACGGCCATGAGCACGCTGCTGATTCTGCTGGGGCTGTCGCTGTATTTCCTGCCGGGGCTGTGGCTGATGGTGGTACTGGCGTTTGCCGAGTACTTGCTGGTGCTGCGCGGCATGCCAGCGTTGGAGGCAATGAAGGAAAGTTTCCGCCTGAGCCGTGGGCATTTCTGGCTGATCCTGGTGTGCCTGCTGTGCGTGATGACGCCGCTGTGGTTGCTCAAAGGCGCCAGCGTCGCGGCCTATCCAACGCCCGCGCCGCTGCTGGGGCTGTTTCTGGACAGCGCCCACAGCTTCCTGCAGTTGTTTACCAGCGTGGTGCTGTTCCGTTTATTCATGCTGATCGGTGGCGATGCCGACGCGCGGTGA
- a CDS encoding endonuclease/exonuclease/phosphatase family protein, producing MTRLLRITLLGLLITAGLLTALIYSLTWRPEAKETLPVSCVAPRAPTLLPGQALKVMTWNVQYLAGKNYVFWYETADGSGPDDRPTVEDMAASLDEVARVIRDEQPDILLLQELDENAKPSHYQDQLALLQERLVDLYPCSAQAFDWKADFVPDLHIFGSVGRKLATLSRYQIEHAERLQLPTPEANILSRQFQPKPALLLTYLPLSDGGQLAVLNTRLDGDAPGRSAVLEQVKATVKLLDKFEGRGTPWLIGGDFNLLPLGQFLRLDATKRGQYSPDSELHLLWDKYPMIPSNSQSSGIDREQWLTHFPNDPSVDGPDRTLDYLFYSPRIKRVEAKVRQEDTLRISNHLPVIARFLLPAAQ from the coding sequence ATGACCCGTTTATTGCGCATCACCTTGCTGGGCCTGCTGATCACCGCAGGCCTGCTCACCGCCCTGATCTACAGCCTGACCTGGCGCCCCGAGGCGAAGGAAACCCTGCCGGTGAGCTGCGTCGCACCCCGCGCGCCCACGCTGCTGCCGGGGCAGGCGCTCAAGGTCATGACCTGGAACGTGCAATACCTGGCCGGCAAGAACTACGTGTTCTGGTACGAAACCGCCGACGGCAGCGGCCCCGACGACCGCCCCACCGTGGAAGACATGGCCGCCAGCCTCGACGAAGTGGCGCGGGTGATTCGCGATGAACAACCCGACATCCTCCTGCTGCAGGAACTCGACGAAAACGCCAAGCCTTCCCACTATCAGGACCAGCTGGCCCTTTTGCAGGAGCGCCTGGTCGACCTCTACCCGTGCAGCGCCCAGGCCTTCGACTGGAAAGCCGACTTCGTGCCAGACCTGCACATCTTCGGCAGTGTCGGCCGCAAACTGGCGACCCTCAGCCGCTACCAGATCGAACACGCCGAACGCCTGCAATTGCCGACGCCCGAGGCCAATATCCTCAGCCGCCAATTCCAGCCCAAACCCGCCTTGTTGTTGACCTACCTGCCCTTGAGCGACGGTGGCCAACTGGCGGTGCTCAACACCCGCCTGGACGGCGATGCTCCTGGCCGCAGTGCGGTGCTGGAACAGGTCAAGGCCACCGTAAAACTATTGGATAAATTCGAAGGCCGTGGCACGCCCTGGTTGATCGGCGGGGACTTCAACCTGCTGCCCCTCGGCCAGTTCCTGCGCCTGGACGCCACCAAGCGCGGGCAGTATTCGCCGGACAGCGAGCTGCATCTGCTGTGGGACAAATACCCGATGATCCCGAGCAACAGCCAATCCAGCGGGATTGATCGTGAGCAATGGCTGACGCACTTCCCCAACGACCCGAGCGTGGACGGGCCGGATCGCACGCTGGATTATCTGTTCTACAGCCCAAGGATCAAGCGGGTGGAAGCCAAGGTGCGGCAGGAGGATACGTTGCGTATTTCCAACCATTTGCCGGTGATTGCGCGGTTCCTGCTACCGGCCGCGCAATAG
- the hrpB gene encoding ATP-dependent helicase HrpB, which produces MNSLPIDEVLHALRDALANRHEAVLEAPPGAGKTTRVPLALLNEPWLAGQTILMLEPRRLAARAAAERLASELGEKVGETVGYRIRLDSKVGPNTRIEVVTEGILTRRLQDDPALDGVGLLIFDEFHERSLDADLALALSLNGRELFRDDQPLKILLMSATLEGERLASLLDDAPILRSEGRMFPVQMRWGRPYQPGEFIEPRVVQTILEALHDETGSVLVFLPGQAEIRRVNQQLADALGERTDVLLCPLHGELDLNAQRAAIDPAPAGKRKVVLATNIAETSLTINGVRVVIDAGLARVPRFDPGSGMTRLDTQRISRASATQRAGRAGRLEPGVCYRLWSEDQHEGLAAYGSAEILAADLAGLALQLARWGVTPNQLVWLDVPPTAAYGQAQDLLVRLGALNEEKLTAHGQKMAELPAHPRVAHLLLRGQDLGLAATACDVAALLGERDILRGGGADLHSRLALLSGEERARGTQGGVQRAKQLARQYRGYLRGQATQAVADPDHPRWLGALLALAYPDRVAQQRRPGGAEYRLANGRAALFAEADSLMKQAWLVIADLGSRQGQREERIYLAADFDPALFDTVLAEQVRNVDQLDWDEREGVLRAERQRKVGELVLSREPLTGLDESARSQALVNLVRRKGLELLPWTPELRQWQARVMLLRQLDAGKTSEWPDISDKALLASLEHWLMPYLGKVSRLSHFANLDISSFLHNLLPWPLPQRLDELAPQHVKVPSGSSVRLDYSEQPPILAVRLQELFGLADTPRIAGGRQVVKLHLLSPARRPVQVTQDLANFWRSTYAEVKKDLKGRYPKHYWPDDPLVAEATARIKPRK; this is translated from the coding sequence ATGAATTCGTTGCCGATTGATGAAGTTTTACATGCACTGCGTGACGCCTTGGCGAATCGCCATGAAGCCGTGCTCGAAGCGCCCCCCGGCGCCGGTAAAACCACCCGCGTGCCCTTGGCGTTGTTGAACGAGCCCTGGTTGGCCGGGCAGACCATCCTGATGCTCGAACCCCGCCGTCTCGCAGCCCGTGCGGCGGCCGAACGCCTGGCCAGTGAGTTGGGCGAAAAGGTCGGTGAAACTGTCGGCTATCGTATCCGTCTGGACAGCAAAGTCGGCCCCAATACACGCATCGAAGTGGTCACCGAAGGCATCCTCACGCGCCGCCTGCAGGATGACCCGGCGCTGGATGGCGTGGGTTTGCTGATCTTCGACGAGTTCCACGAACGCAGTCTCGACGCCGACCTGGCGCTGGCCCTGAGCCTCAACGGCCGCGAACTCTTTCGCGACGATCAACCGCTGAAAATCCTGCTGATGTCCGCCACCCTTGAAGGCGAGCGCCTGGCCAGTCTGCTCGATGACGCGCCAATCCTGCGCAGCGAAGGCCGCATGTTCCCGGTGCAGATGCGCTGGGGGCGCCCCTATCAACCCGGTGAATTCATCGAACCGCGTGTGGTGCAGACCATTCTCGAAGCCCTGCATGACGAAACCGGCAGCGTGCTGGTGTTCCTGCCGGGGCAGGCGGAGATTCGTCGGGTCAACCAGCAACTGGCCGACGCCCTCGGCGAACGCACCGATGTGCTGCTGTGCCCGCTGCATGGCGAACTGGACCTCAACGCCCAACGCGCCGCCATCGACCCGGCCCCGGCCGGCAAACGCAAAGTGGTGCTGGCGACCAACATTGCCGAGACCAGCCTGACCATCAACGGCGTGCGCGTGGTGATCGACGCCGGGTTGGCGCGGGTGCCGCGTTTCGACCCCGGCAGCGGCATGACCCGCCTCGACACCCAACGTATCTCCCGCGCCAGCGCCACCCAGCGCGCCGGTCGGGCGGGGCGTCTGGAGCCGGGCGTATGTTATCGTCTGTGGTCCGAAGACCAGCACGAAGGCCTGGCTGCTTATGGCAGTGCGGAAATCCTCGCCGCCGACCTGGCCGGCCTGGCCTTGCAACTGGCGCGCTGGGGCGTCACGCCCAATCAACTGGTGTGGCTGGATGTGCCTCCGACCGCCGCGTACGGCCAGGCCCAGGATTTGCTGGTGCGCCTCGGCGCCTTGAATGAAGAAAAACTCACCGCCCATGGGCAGAAAATGGCCGAGCTGCCGGCCCACCCGCGTGTCGCCCACCTGCTGCTGCGCGGGCAGGATCTTGGGTTGGCCGCGACGGCCTGCGACGTGGCCGCCTTGCTGGGAGAGCGCGATATCTTGCGCGGTGGCGGTGCGGATTTGCACAGTCGGTTGGCGCTGTTGTCCGGCGAAGAACGCGCACGCGGCACCCAAGGCGGCGTGCAGCGGGCCAAGCAACTGGCGCGACAATATCGTGGTTACTTAAGAGGCCAGGCCACTCAAGCCGTTGCCGACCCCGACCACCCGCGCTGGCTCGGTGCCTTGCTGGCGCTGGCCTACCCGGACCGCGTCGCCCAGCAGCGTCGCCCCGGCGGTGCTGAATATCGCCTGGCCAACGGCCGCGCGGCGCTGTTCGCCGAAGCCGACAGCCTGATGAAACAAGCCTGGCTGGTCATCGCTGACCTGGGCAGCCGCCAGGGCCAGCGTGAAGAGCGCATCTACCTGGCGGCGGATTTTGATCCGGCGCTGTTCGACACGGTGCTGGCCGAGCAAGTGCGTAACGTCGACCAACTCGATTGGGACGAACGCGAAGGCGTCCTGCGCGCCGAACGCCAACGCAAAGTCGGTGAACTGGTGCTCAGCCGCGAACCGCTCACCGGCCTCGACGAGTCCGCCCGCAGCCAGGCGCTGGTCAACCTGGTCCGCCGCAAAGGCCTGGAACTGCTGCCGTGGACGCCGGAACTGCGCCAATGGCAGGCCCGCGTCATGTTGCTGCGCCAACTCGACGCCGGTAAAACCAGCGAATGGCCGGATATCAGTGACAAGGCGTTGCTCGCCAGCCTCGAACACTGGCTGATGCCCTACCTGGGCAAAGTCTCGCGCTTGAGCCATTTCGCCAACCTGGATATCTCAAGCTTCCTGCACAACCTGCTGCCCTGGCCGCTGCCCCAACGTTTGGACGAACTGGCGCCGCAACATGTGAAAGTGCCGTCGGGTTCGTCGGTGCGTTTGGACTACAGCGAACAGCCGCCGATCCTGGCGGTGCGTTTGCAGGAACTGTTCGGGCTGGCCGACACCCCGCGCATTGCTGGCGGCCGCCAAGTGGTGAAGCTGCATTTGCTATCCCCGGCGCGGCGGCCGGTGCAGGTGACGCAGGATCTGGCGAACTTCTGGCGCAGTACTTATGCCGAGGTGAAGAAGGATTTGAAGGGGCGGTACCCCAAGCACTATTGGCCAGATGATCCATTGGTGGCCGAGGCGACGGCGCGGATCAAACCGCGCAAGTGA